From Pseudanabaena sp. PCC 6802, one genomic window encodes:
- a CDS encoding DUF3365 domain-containing protein: protein MLQNFKLGTKFNLLLVTVFLIGVLISGAALAAILNRNAENQITSKALILIQAMSSVRNYTRTQIYPQLKDRLITEPEFLPQTIQAYSAREVFENLRNNKEYSDFFYKEATLNPTNLRDLADDYEKVIVERFRSDRNLKELTGFRSSPGIDLYYIARPIVIPEQSCLECHSTPEAAPKSLIATYGRNRGFGWQLNEIVGAQIISVPASEVVNASRQSLLLVMAAVGGVFAVTILLINIMLRQAVVKPLNRMARVAHDVSIGNLGSEFQQTSHDEIGVLAAAFNRMKLSLSMAMEMLNKQK from the coding sequence ATGTTGCAGAACTTCAAACTTGGAACAAAGTTTAATTTGCTCCTGGTGACGGTGTTTTTAATTGGTGTCTTAATTAGCGGAGCTGCTTTGGCAGCAATCTTGAATCGTAATGCTGAAAACCAAATTACGAGTAAGGCTCTCATTTTGATCCAGGCCATGAGTTCGGTGCGTAACTATACCCGCACCCAGATATATCCTCAACTCAAGGACAGGTTGATAACAGAGCCAGAGTTTTTGCCTCAAACGATACAAGCCTACTCAGCCCGAGAAGTGTTTGAGAATCTGCGTAACAATAAGGAATACAGCGATTTCTTTTACAAAGAAGCAACTTTAAACCCCACAAACCTGCGAGATCTGGCTGATGACTATGAAAAAGTTATAGTCGAGCGCTTTAGGAGCGATCGCAATCTCAAAGAGTTGACAGGCTTTCGTTCTTCCCCTGGCATAGATCTATACTACATTGCCCGTCCGATCGTTATTCCAGAACAGAGTTGCCTGGAGTGTCACAGCACGCCGGAGGCCGCCCCTAAGAGCCTGATCGCAACCTATGGCAGAAACCGTGGGTTTGGCTGGCAGTTAAACGAGATTGTGGGAGCGCAAATCATTTCCGTTCCTGCTAGTGAGGTAGTTAACGCCAGCAGGCAATCGCTACTGCTGGTGATGGCGGCAGTTGGTGGAGTTTTTGCAGTTACCATCCTGCTGATTAACATTATGTTGCGCCAGGCAGTGGTTAAACCACTGAACCGCATGGCTAGGGTTGCCCATGATGTCAGTATAGGTAATTTGGGATCGGAGTTCCAGCAAACATCCCACGATGAAATTGGCGTACTGGCAGCAGCATTCAATCGCATGAAGCTGAGCTTGTCTATGGCG
- a CDS encoding DUF3365 domain-containing protein, which translates to MLHNFKLGTKFNLLLVSVFLIGILISGAALAAILNRSAENQVTNKALILIQAMNSVRNYTSTQVNPLLKDRLKTEPEFLAQTVPGYSAREVFENLRSNKEYSDFFYNEATLNPTNRRDLADDYEKGLIERFRSDQNLKELTGFRTFPGGNLYYIARPIAVKSQSCLECHSTPEAAPKSLIATYGRSGGFGWQLNEIVGAQIISVPASEVVNTTRQSLLLVMSAVGGVFAITILLINLMLRQAVIKPLNRMAMVAHDVSVGKLDSEFQQTSHDEIGVLAAAFNRMKLSLSMAMEMLNKQQ; encoded by the coding sequence ATGTTACACAACTTCAAACTCGGAACAAAGTTTAACTTACTGCTAGTATCGGTGTTTTTAATTGGCATCTTAATTAGCGGAGCCGCTTTGGCAGCGATCTTGAATCGCAGTGCTGAGAACCAAGTTACCAATAAGGCTCTAATTCTAATTCAAGCCATGAACTCGGTTCGTAACTATACCAGCACGCAGGTAAACCCACTGTTAAAAGACAGACTGAAAACTGAGCCTGAATTTTTAGCGCAGACAGTACCAGGCTACTCGGCACGAGAGGTGTTTGAGAACCTGCGGAGTAATAAAGAATACAGCGATTTCTTCTACAACGAAGCCACATTAAACCCCACAAATCGGCGCGATCTAGCTGACGACTACGAAAAAGGTTTGATCGAACGCTTTCGCAGCGACCAAAATCTTAAGGAGTTAACGGGCTTTCGTACTTTCCCTGGCGGAAACCTCTATTACATTGCTCGCCCGATCGCTGTTAAAAGTCAAAGTTGTCTAGAATGCCACAGTACGCCAGAGGCTGCTCCTAAAAGCCTGATCGCTACCTATGGACGTAGCGGCGGGTTTGGTTGGCAGCTAAACGAGATTGTGGGAGCGCAAATTATTTCCGTCCCTGCTAGTGAAGTTGTAAACACTACCAGACAATCGCTGCTGCTGGTAATGTCGGCAGTAGGCGGAGTTTTCGCAATTACCATCCTGCTAATTAACCTCATGCTCCGCCAGGCAGTAATTAAGCCGCTCAACCGTATGGCTATGGTCGCGCATGATGTGAGCGTAGGTAAGTTAGACTCCGAGTTTCAGCAAACATCCCACGATGAAATTGGCGTACTGGCAGCAGCATTCAATCGCATGAAGTTGAGCCTGTCTATGGCGATGGAGATGCTGAATAAACAGCAGTAG
- a CDS encoding neuraminidase-like domain-containing protein, whose translation MATIKISDNNLDRFYSQNSDFDILKFNFSDRAELSQLHWQGLEQEQVTILELLKKYQRLLRLHPEPSVATALLNSPLPQSVEPAPTSGEALTATLAVSATQPKRSLDSAHAIAAIPQAQFVRDYGATVGGEAVAKEIHQNATAVKAKTTLLWANVHNTVASPHFRAMLTNNVGDDIHQFENFPDYQEVFGSLNYYECEHCHSIFSPAAYFVDLMRITEASITTKNNIDSKSTLKFRRPDLAQIPLTCEQTNDLVPYLDIVNKVVALQVDGLKDNPSLPTTPEDQKTTPEDQKIDGAYKFLATATYPFNLPFNLPLEQIRSYLGQQKTDLASIYKTFNVSEGAIAREILGLSIEECNLITTPKPTETDLLSVYGIAVAGINLGGLINLDTFLHQTGLSRQELHDLLYQNLSQKELNSGLAHHFYINQVLESQYLQIVSNQKAPDTIQNLNLATLDRINRFVRLAKKLNWSFADLDWVLTSIGVTGTKDIDLDAIQKIAKIAQLQAKLNLPLDVLCSFWHDIKTIGVGDAETSQARFDLIFNNAELLNGKPPYHPAYSGNSLYTCTALTLPTENSGNTDNAPIALTPPHIKSKIAAGLRISLDDLTALVEAFWGTDKNLTVENLSVLYRHTILASLLRLPIDQYLIFLHLIGKKLSIFSIDDLDYVLESALWLGNLGCNVYELDYILNGIESKFVDKKYKGEDIQPFLKTLWALSLSPQPEIKVSDITDWTGFVTKLNPPPGQSTRTGLITLSQDIQTALALTLHSAQTETSNTSLSETQKCTIIQDLNDFCKRPDFYQTPGLSTVAEEAQKLLTSKEVLSQNEIQKLNRLLLEASYPEIAKSNISKIGDEWKEKLIEQLATFLGSTTDIIKALLDLIPKLTPFLPIQVSNRVHSYIDIFLTPDPSNRNFEYIEQVISALSRGLVLNQKLQFTQTEIASVLSHPTCYGIASDFQNLSIDNIKSLYTFKQLTKACNDTQDELIQYFAEFSSLADSENKTKATQLEKITGWKQEQIEELATTNFMGVANLYNSVEGIAKLKNAFDLSKSLGADISFYRQIKALATMSAADNDNWKAYNETAQSIAQIVKAKYSDDDWAKVSDKLNSTLNELKRNALTGYALWKLNQEDHSFKTLRNLSEYLLIDVETTGCATISYIKQAILSLQMYMQRCRLNVEPGVLNVNIPEVWWEWMLNYRIWEANRKVFLYPENYIEPNLRKSKSDLFKELESELMQSDITQESVEAAYYNYFDKLAELAKLRIAATYRCFVQQPDSSKLDTLFIFGRTATEPYTYYYRECLNPTNNPPTWNPWSKIDIHINSDYISPAFAFNKLFVFWVEITENKTSTLMNGMTEKTTIQKATIKFTFQTVSKKWVQPQTLSKDIVVSTTTGDRSTSTTDLDAFLKKVYPLTIPGQGTESEKFLVLFADIPKPPTLTSDLLIESQTLSGRMPKPLDNYLGDFCSSHPPVIANRPSDKNLPLPVANWPMNEMSGETVHATNTDFNGTLLNVDKSHNNWELAEDFPGGYRYVLQLNFHSDTTYSFVNLPVMDFDYSQGFTIEAWVCFKKYYRGSRIIDFSDNKAQNGIIFASDYEDGKTLLFGRIRTPEVSPANTWMHLVATVDASGTGKIYRDGELIKVGQMDVPKNILRNSCYFGKSSQDDGKSNPDAYFSGRMAGIRIWNVGLTSDQILSSIFHCPPLLTTEVSQNNSFTLTVKNQPGWFTFDNGDEAFLVMPQAEKLKPISDSLVVETDSNGAITLSYTDNPPSNSEKYTFTRLTTSTVRHLSQKAFIGGIDHLLTPDSQLTPELNFARFNPSNLVIPPTSKALDFNGSYGLYFQEIFFHIPFLVANTLNANQRFAEAQKWYHYIFNPTQQIQPNSQSWNSDRFWRYLPFRGNTLKKLEAILTDDKAIAAYNNDPFDPHAIAQLRIGAYEKAIVMKYIDNLLDWGDNLFAQDTWESITQATLLYLLAYDLLGAKPEDLGKEKSPQPETFQCIQTQYKDKIPQFLIELEQLVGTGQSSSLTNTPFNDINAYFCVSENEQFTAYWDRVEDRLYKIRHCQNIEGVMRQLALFEPAIDPNQLVRAVASGNLPMSVVSGLRAEVPNYRFDYMLERAKNITSTVIQLGSSLLSALEKKDAEQISLLKATQESAILRLIQMTKEKQITEAQANVDSLNKSLDAAQNRLNHYQNLIDGKWNAAEIASVALAGDAILTEVAATVSNTLAAPAYLTPDIYGLADGGMNFGAAVATIGASLSGTANTLNQGSSLAGAIAQYQRRAEDWQLQLQMAQDDVALITQQITASQINLDIATAELNAHLKSIEQANEVENFFQNKFSNQDLYQWMVSRLAILYFQTFKIALDMALAAQKAYQYELNQDDTYISFDYWDSLKKGLLAGEGLMLGLNQLEKAYIEGNFRTLEIEKTISLSELDKINKKHALNALKTNGTCTIDLSEKLFDLDFPGHYCRQIKTISISIPAVIGPYQNIKATLTQLSDKTLIKPDVGAVEYLLGNSSTQPDTSILRSSWRRNQKIALSRGVNDSGLFELNFRDERYLPFEGTGAVSTWELSLPKETNKQIDFDNLTDVIINLSYTALDAGEGEFKEAVHSIVFSQKTTKIQQKV comes from the coding sequence ATGGCAACTATTAAAATCTCGGATAACAATCTCGATCGCTTTTACAGTCAAAACTCGGATTTTGACATCCTTAAGTTTAATTTTAGCGATCGAGCTGAACTGTCCCAGTTACACTGGCAGGGGTTGGAGCAGGAGCAAGTAACAATCCTGGAGCTATTAAAAAAATATCAGCGATTACTGCGGCTGCATCCCGAACCATCTGTTGCTACTGCCCTGTTGAACTCACCGCTGCCCCAGTCCGTAGAACCTGCACCTACTTCTGGAGAAGCTCTGACTGCTACCCTGGCTGTCAGTGCCACGCAACCCAAACGCAGCCTTGACTCTGCCCATGCCATAGCTGCCATACCGCAGGCACAGTTCGTCAGAGACTATGGGGCAACTGTCGGTGGTGAAGCAGTTGCTAAAGAAATTCATCAAAATGCCACGGCGGTGAAAGCTAAAACGACTCTTTTGTGGGCAAATGTCCATAATACGGTTGCATCGCCTCATTTTCGGGCAATGCTGACTAATAATGTGGGGGATGATATCCATCAATTTGAGAATTTCCCTGATTATCAAGAAGTATTCGGTAGCCTTAATTACTACGAATGCGAACATTGCCATTCTATTTTCAGTCCCGCCGCCTATTTTGTCGATTTGATGCGGATAACTGAGGCATCGATTACAACTAAAAACAACATCGATTCGAAATCCACCCTCAAGTTTCGCCGCCCCGATCTCGCACAAATCCCCCTCACCTGCGAGCAAACCAACGATCTGGTTCCTTACCTCGACATCGTTAACAAGGTCGTAGCCCTTCAGGTAGATGGTTTAAAAGATAACCCTAGCCTACCCACAACGCCCGAAGACCAAAAGACAACGCCCGAAGACCAAAAGATAGATGGTGCCTATAAATTCCTCGCAACCGCAACCTATCCCTTTAACCTACCGTTTAATTTGCCACTAGAGCAAATCCGCAGCTATCTTGGTCAACAAAAAACAGACCTCGCTTCCATCTACAAAACCTTTAATGTTTCAGAAGGAGCGATTGCTAGAGAAATTTTAGGGCTTTCAATTGAAGAATGCAACCTCATAACTACTCCTAAACCTACCGAAACAGATTTACTGAGCGTCTATGGGATTGCTGTTGCGGGAATTAACCTCGGCGGTCTGATAAATCTGGACACCTTCCTACACCAGACAGGATTATCCCGACAAGAATTACACGACCTACTTTATCAAAACTTGTCGCAAAAAGAGTTGAATAGCGGTTTAGCTCATCATTTCTATATCAACCAAGTTCTAGAAAGCCAATATCTTCAGATTGTAAGTAACCAGAAGGCTCCCGATACTATCCAGAATCTTAACCTGGCAACTCTAGACCGAATTAATCGCTTCGTGCGCCTTGCCAAAAAACTCAACTGGTCGTTTGCCGATCTCGATTGGGTACTGACCTCGATTGGTGTAACTGGAACCAAGGATATAGATCTGGATGCCATCCAAAAAATCGCCAAGATCGCACAACTACAAGCAAAATTGAATCTGCCTTTGGATGTACTGTGTAGTTTTTGGCATGACATTAAAACCATTGGTGTAGGAGATGCCGAGACTTCCCAAGCACGTTTCGATCTTATCTTCAACAATGCTGAACTTCTGAACGGCAAGCCCCCCTATCATCCTGCTTATTCTGGAAATTCGCTCTATACATGTACTGCACTCACACTCCCAACTGAAAACAGCGGAAATACTGATAATGCTCCCATAGCCCTCACACCCCCACATATAAAAAGTAAAATTGCCGCCGGATTGCGAATTAGCCTGGATGATTTAACAGCCCTTGTAGAGGCATTTTGGGGTACCGATAAGAATCTAACTGTGGAAAACCTTTCAGTTCTCTATCGTCATACTATCCTCGCATCACTGCTGAGACTCCCCATCGACCAATATCTAATTTTCTTGCATTTGATCGGTAAAAAGTTGTCAATTTTTTCCATCGACGATCTTGACTATGTCTTGGAAAGTGCTTTATGGTTGGGGAATTTAGGTTGCAACGTCTACGAACTAGACTACATCTTGAATGGAATCGAAAGCAAATTTGTAGATAAGAAATACAAAGGTGAAGATATTCAACCATTCTTAAAAACACTTTGGGCTTTGAGCCTCAGTCCACAACCCGAAATTAAAGTCAGTGACATCACAGACTGGACTGGCTTTGTAACTAAACTGAATCCCCCACCAGGTCAAAGCACCCGAACAGGTCTAATAACGCTTTCTCAAGACATTCAGACGGCATTGGCTTTGACACTACACTCGGCACAAACAGAAACAAGTAATACAAGTCTGTCAGAAACACAAAAATGCACGATTATCCAGGATTTGAATGACTTCTGTAAACGTCCAGATTTTTACCAAACTCCGGGATTATCAACTGTTGCAGAAGAAGCCCAAAAACTTTTGACATCAAAAGAAGTTCTCTCTCAAAACGAAATTCAAAAGCTCAATCGTTTACTACTGGAAGCATCTTATCCCGAAATTGCTAAGAGCAATATCAGTAAAATTGGGGACGAATGGAAAGAGAAACTGATCGAACAGTTGGCTACATTTTTAGGAAGTACAACAGATATAATCAAGGCTCTCCTTGATTTAATTCCTAAACTCACACCCTTCTTGCCTATACAAGTCTCTAATCGTGTACATAGCTATATCGATATATTTTTAACTCCAGACCCCAGCAATCGCAATTTTGAGTACATTGAGCAAGTCATAAGTGCTTTATCCAGAGGGTTGGTGCTGAACCAGAAACTCCAGTTTACTCAAACTGAAATTGCCAGCGTTCTTAGTCATCCTACTTGCTACGGCATTGCATCAGATTTCCAGAACTTGAGTATCGATAATATAAAAAGCCTTTACACTTTTAAACAATTGACTAAGGCTTGTAACGACACTCAGGATGAGTTAATCCAGTATTTTGCTGAATTCTCATCGCTAGCTGATTCGGAGAATAAAACAAAGGCAACTCAATTAGAAAAAATCACAGGTTGGAAACAAGAGCAAATTGAGGAACTTGCAACAACCAATTTTATGGGTGTTGCCAACCTCTATAACTCGGTTGAAGGAATTGCCAAGCTCAAAAACGCTTTCGACCTAAGTAAATCACTGGGAGCGGATATATCTTTTTATCGGCAGATAAAAGCTCTAGCGACTATGAGCGCCGCAGACAATGATAACTGGAAAGCCTACAACGAAACGGCCCAATCAATTGCTCAAATTGTCAAGGCAAAGTATAGCGATGATGACTGGGCAAAAGTCAGCGACAAGCTAAATAGTACGCTCAATGAGCTAAAGCGCAATGCCCTAACTGGATATGCCCTATGGAAGCTCAATCAGGAAGACCATAGTTTTAAAACTCTACGCAATCTGTCAGAATACTTGCTGATTGACGTAGAGACTACAGGGTGTGCCACGATTTCCTACATCAAGCAGGCCATTCTCTCACTGCAAATGTACATGCAACGCTGTCGGCTAAACGTGGAACCAGGCGTACTCAATGTGAATATTCCAGAAGTCTGGTGGGAGTGGATGCTAAATTACCGAATTTGGGAAGCCAACCGCAAAGTTTTCCTCTATCCAGAAAATTACATCGAACCGAATCTCAGGAAGAGCAAATCCGATCTGTTTAAAGAACTAGAATCGGAGTTAATGCAATCTGATATCACTCAAGAATCAGTCGAAGCTGCCTATTACAATTACTTTGATAAATTAGCAGAACTGGCGAAGCTGCGTATAGCTGCAACATACCGTTGTTTTGTCCAACAACCAGATAGCTCAAAACTCGATACCCTCTTTATTTTCGGTCGAACTGCCACCGAACCATACACCTATTATTACCGCGAGTGCCTCAATCCAACTAATAATCCCCCAACCTGGAATCCCTGGTCAAAAATCGATATCCACATTAACTCGGATTATATCTCTCCCGCTTTTGCCTTCAATAAGCTCTTTGTCTTTTGGGTCGAAATCACAGAGAATAAGACCTCGACCCTGATGAATGGTATGACTGAAAAAACTACTATTCAAAAAGCAACGATTAAGTTCACGTTCCAGACAGTCAGCAAGAAATGGGTTCAGCCCCAAACACTTTCTAAAGATATTGTAGTTAGTACTACTACTGGCGATCGCTCTACTTCTACTACTGACTTGGATGCATTTTTGAAGAAGGTTTATCCGCTTACTATCCCTGGGCAAGGTACAGAATCAGAAAAGTTTCTGGTTTTGTTTGCAGACATTCCTAAACCTCCAACACTAACCAGTGATTTGTTGATAGAGAGTCAGACTTTAAGTGGCAGAATGCCAAAGCCTCTTGATAATTATCTTGGTGATTTTTGTTCCTCGCACCCACCAGTAATAGCCAACCGTCCGTCGGATAAAAATCTACCCTTGCCAGTAGCCAACTGGCCAATGAATGAGATGTCTGGGGAAACCGTTCATGCTACTAATACTGATTTCAACGGGACGTTGTTAAACGTTGATAAGTCTCACAATAACTGGGAGTTGGCTGAAGATTTTCCTGGAGGTTATCGTTATGTATTGCAATTGAATTTTCATAGTGATACCACGTATAGTTTCGTTAATCTACCTGTTATGGATTTTGATTATTCTCAAGGATTCACTATAGAAGCTTGGGTATGTTTTAAGAAATATTATCGTGGGTCGCGAATCATTGATTTCAGTGATAACAAAGCACAAAATGGAATTATCTTTGCTAGCGACTACGAGGATGGGAAGACCCTCTTATTTGGAAGAATTAGAACACCAGAGGTTTCACCAGCCAATACTTGGATGCACTTAGTAGCAACCGTCGATGCTTCAGGAACTGGCAAAATTTATAGGGATGGGGAACTGATCAAAGTAGGTCAAATGGACGTTCCCAAAAACATCTTACGAAATTCTTGCTATTTCGGTAAAAGTAGTCAAGACGACGGAAAAAGCAACCCTGATGCTTATTTTAGTGGTCGAATGGCTGGAATCCGCATTTGGAATGTAGGTCTTACCTCCGATCAGATCCTTTCTTCCATTTTTCACTGCCCTCCTCTACTAACTACAGAAGTCTCGCAGAATAACAGCTTTACTCTCACCGTTAAGAACCAGCCTGGGTGGTTCACCTTTGATAACGGCGACGAAGCTTTTCTGGTTATGCCACAGGCAGAGAAACTCAAACCAATCAGCGATTCCTTAGTGGTTGAGACTGATTCAAATGGAGCTATAACGTTATCTTATACTGATAATCCGCCATCGAACTCAGAGAAATATACCTTTACAAGATTAACAACCAGTACGGTTCGACATTTGAGCCAAAAAGCGTTTATTGGCGGAATAGACCATTTATTAACGCCGGACTCACAACTCACCCCCGAACTCAACTTCGCTAGGTTTAATCCGTCAAATCTAGTCATTCCACCGACCAGTAAGGCACTGGACTTTAACGGTTCCTATGGACTGTACTTCCAAGAAATCTTCTTCCATATCCCATTTTTAGTCGCTAACACCCTCAACGCCAACCAACGCTTTGCCGAGGCTCAGAAGTGGTATCACTATATTTTCAATCCCACTCAACAAATTCAACCTAACAGCCAGAGTTGGAATTCCGATCGCTTTTGGCGTTACCTACCCTTCCGAGGCAATACCCTTAAAAAGCTCGAAGCGATTTTAACCGACGATAAGGCGATCGCTGCTTACAATAACGATCCCTTTGACCCTCATGCGATCGCCCAGCTAAGAATTGGGGCTTATGAAAAAGCGATCGTGATGAAATATATCGATAACCTATTGGACTGGGGCGATAACCTTTTTGCTCAGGACACTTGGGAGTCAATTACCCAGGCAACCTTGCTCTATCTATTAGCTTACGACCTGCTAGGAGCAAAACCCGAAGACTTAGGCAAGGAGAAATCTCCACAGCCTGAAACATTCCAATGTATCCAAACCCAATATAAGGATAAGATTCCGCAGTTTTTAATCGAGTTGGAGCAACTTGTTGGCACTGGTCAAAGCTCAAGCTTAACCAATACTCCCTTCAACGATATCAACGCTTACTTCTGCGTCAGTGAAAACGAACAATTTACCGCCTATTGGGATCGGGTAGAAGATCGATTGTATAAAATCCGCCACTGCCAGAACATAGAGGGAGTCATGCGTCAACTAGCTCTCTTTGAACCTGCGATCGATCCCAACCAACTCGTTCGTGCCGTGGCGAGTGGTAATCTGCCGATGAGTGTGGTGTCAGGTCTGAGAGCAGAAGTTCCCAACTATCGTTTTGACTATATGTTAGAGCGTGCGAAGAATATCACCTCCACCGTCATCCAGCTTGGATCGTCACTCCTAAGTGCTTTAGAGAAAAAAGATGCAGAACAGATCTCCTTGCTGAAAGCAACCCAAGAGTCAGCTATTTTACGGCTGATCCAGATGACCAAGGAAAAACAAATTACGGAAGCTCAGGCAAATGTGGATTCTCTGAATAAGAGCCTCGACGCAGCCCAAAATCGACTTAACCATTATCAAAACTTGATTGACGGCAAATGGAATGCCGCTGAAATAGCGAGCGTTGCGCTAGCTGGAGATGCTATTCTAACTGAAGTAGCTGCAACCGTGTCTAACACTCTGGCAGCGCCTGCTTATTTAACCCCTGATATCTATGGACTCGCTGATGGTGGGATGAATTTTGGTGCTGCCGTAGCGACAATAGGCGCATCGTTGAGTGGAACTGCCAATACACTCAATCAAGGATCTTCTCTGGCTGGAGCGATCGCCCAATATCAGCGCCGTGCCGAAGACTGGCAACTACAACTGCAAATGGCTCAAGATGATGTCGCTCTCATTACCCAACAAATTACTGCCAGCCAAATTAATCTTGATATTGCCACCGCCGAACTGAATGCACACCTGAAGAGCATCGAACAAGCCAATGAAGTTGAAAACTTCTTCCAAAATAAGTTTTCCAACCAAGATCTATACCAATGGATGGTTAGCCGCCTAGCTATTCTGTATTTCCAGACCTTTAAAATCGCCTTAGACATGGCGCTAGCTGCCCAAAAAGCCTATCAATACGAACTCAATCAAGATGATACTTACATCAGCTTCGATTATTGGGACAGTTTGAAGAAAGGACTCTTAGCTGGCGAAGGCTTGATGCTGGGATTGAACCAACTCGAAAAAGCCTATATTGAGGGCAATTTCCGTACCCTAGAAATTGAGAAAACCATCTCTCTCTCTGAGTTAGATAAAATAAATAAAAAACATGCCCTTAATGCCCTGAAAACAAACGGGACATGCACAATTGATTTGAGCGAAAAACTCTTCGATCTGGACTTTCCCGGTCACTACTGCCGTCAAATCAAGACAATCTCTATTTCCATCCCAGCAGTCATCGGCCCCTATCAAAATATTAAGGCAACCTTAACCCAACTATCTGACAAAACACTGATTAAACCAGATGTAGGTGCAGTCGAATACTTACTTGGCAATTCGAGTACGCAGCCAGATACATCTATTCTCAGAAGCAGTTGGCGACGCAATCAAAAAATCGCTCTTTCTAGGGGTGTAAATGATTCTGGTTTGTTTGAGTTGAATTTCAGAGACGAGCGCTATCTGCCCTTTGAAGGCACGGGAGCGGTTTCCACCTGGGAACTCAGCTTACCAAAAGAAACCAATAAACAGATTGATTTTGACAATCTGACTGATGTAATCATCAATTTGAGTTACACGGCCCTTGATGCTGGAGAAGGTGAGTTCAAAGAAGCCGTCCATAGTATCGTCTTTTCCCAAAAAACTACCAAAATACAGCAGAAGGTTTAG